From Rhodamnia argentea isolate NSW1041297 chromosome 10, ASM2092103v1, whole genome shotgun sequence, a single genomic window includes:
- the LOC115732507 gene encoding uncharacterized protein LOC115732507 — protein MAEEMAKKRAWSLKKAMAAMSRERRPWKLPGIKWKGKKSLSLGFQMAVVDGVVFRIVSVVEAVVLVSTLCFFYLCCGCHF, from the coding sequence ATGGCGGAGGAGATGGCGAAGAAGAGGGCGTGGTCGCTGAAGAAGGCGATGGCGGCGATGAGCAGGGAGAGGCGGCCGTGGAAGCTGCCCGGGATCAAGTGGAAGGGCAAGAAGAGCCTGAGCCTCGGCTTCCAGATGGCCGTCGTCGACGGCGTCGTCTTCCGGATCGTGTCCGTCGTGGAGGCCGTCGTCCTCGTCTCCACGCTCTGCTTCTTCTACCTCTGCTGCGGCTGCCACTTCTGA